DNA from Nitrospira sp.:
AGCATCGCGGATTTCGTGACCCATTCGGCAGGATGCCTCCATACCTGTGCCCCAGATGTCCACCAGCATGCGATCACCAGCGGAATACATGCGACCAGGACTCGAAGGGAAGACCGTCCCACCGCTCTCCAGTCAACTCCGCCTAGTCTACGGTTCAATACCGCCACCAGAATGATTCCGTTTACCATGGACGCCAGTGCCGTGGCGAGTGCCAACCCCGCCGTACCCAGAAAAGACATCAACGCCAGCGAGAAGAGGATATTCGCACCCAACGCGACCGCCGCCGAGATGGCTGGCGTCTTGGTATCTTGCAGTGAATAGAACGCCGTGACGATGATACGAACCCCTCCGAATGCCCACAAGCCGACGGCGTAGCAGAGGACCGCCAGCGCCGTTTCAGCAGTATCTTGAGCAGTGAATGTGCCATGCTCGAAAAAGAGATGCACGATCGGAGTGCGTAACAAGATTAACCCCACCATCGCCGGCACGATGATGAAGAGGATCATTCGCAGACCGAACCCGAGCGTGGTGCGCAGTTCCTCCAACGCGCCTCTGGCCGCTTGTGACGATAACGTCGGCAGAATCGCCGTCGCCAACGCGACCCCGAAGATGCCCAGTGGAAATTGGATCAGCCGCATGCCGTAAAACAGATAGGTCGGTCCGCCGGCGAAGAACGACGCCAACACCGTGCTTACCGTCAGATTGATCTGAGTCACGGACAGGCCGAGCAGCGTGGGTACCATCAGCATGCCGATCCGCCGCAGGCCCGGATGGCCAGGCTCGAATCGGAAGCCGAACAGCAATCCCCGCAGTTTCAGGCTGGGAAGCTGCATGGCGAACTGGGCCGCGCCTCCCGCCACCACGCCGATCGCCACCCCAATGATCGGTTCTTGCAGAAGCGGAGCCAGCCACACGGCGCCGACGATGATGAAGACATTCAGGAAAAGCGGCGAGAAGGCCGGTGCTGCAAAAGCTCGTACCGAGTTCAGAATGCCCATGGCTAACGCCGCCAAGCTGATGAACAGAAGGTAGGGAAACATGACGCGGGCGAGCAGCGTCGTGAGCGCGAGTTTTTCGGGATTGTCCTGAAATCCTGGCGCGAGCAACTGGACGAGCCAGGGAGCGGCCAAAATCCCGACCATCGTCACCAGCGTGACGATGGTCAAGAGCGTCGTGAAGACCGCACTGGCCAGTTCCCAGGCATCCTGGTTGCTCCGCGTCGTCCGATATTCCGTGTACACGGGAATGAAGGCCGACGACATCGACCCCTCGGCAAACAGCTCGCGGAGGAGGCTGGGGATGCGGAACGCGATGAAAAAGGCGTCCGCCGCCGGTGTCGCGCCGAACAATCTGGCCAACACCATGTCGCGGATGAAGCCGAGGATACGACTGGAAAACGTGGCGACGCCGATCACCCCAGCCGCTTTGACGACTGATTGATTCTCGTCCTGCAGCTTGGTTGGAGCACCGGCCGAGACGGTGGGCTCTGACATGGACCGGATTCTAGCGGAACGATCGCAGGCCGTCTATCGATGCGGCGATTTCATTGCGCTACTCTGCTAGGCACAAAAGGCATTTGTCGTAACGGGCTTCGGCTTCTCTTGACCGGAACCCTCGAAATAGACGCCCATATCAAATTCCATTGCGATCCTGATCGAGGTCAAGGACTTCGATAAGGACCTCGTGAATCCGTACCATGAGTGTGGCTGAGAGTTTGGTCAAAGGGCCTTCGACCAAGCGGCGATTGTCGATTGCGCGTAGTTGATCGATCAGTAAATCGGAGGTGCGGCGAAGACGTCCGGCGGCGGGGACACGAATACGCAAAGGTTCAGCACCCTCAATCAGCACAGTCGTCAACGGAACGACGAGTGTGGAGGGATGTTGCGCGTCAAGCAATGCTTGGGCCTGGACGATCAGAACCGGTCGTGTCTTGCCCGGCTCAGTCCCACGTTTCGGATCAAGATCAGCCAGCCACACTTCTCCTCGGTTAAGCATCGGGGGTCTGTTCGACGGCGGCAAACTCGCGATTGACGCGGAGGCTTTCCTTGCGCACTTTCTTTGAGGCTTCGGCCAAACGTCGCGCCCGGAGTATTGTCTGCGTCTGTCGATTCATGCGCTCGATCGCTCGGCGGATATAGGCGGCTCGGGATAGATGAAGGGTATCCGCGCAACGACGACTGGCCTCCAAAACGTCTTCCGGTAGTTTTAGCAAGATGGCTCCCATCGGTTCCTCCGTGCATATCTTATTGTGATATGCGTACATGATATCTCAATACAGCACACCAACGCAAACGCATAGGTGTTACAAAGGTAATGCTATTCATCCATACTTTAACGGAGGACAAAGGCAATGGAACCACAGCAGAACATCGAGATGTTCGAATTGGAATCAGACGAACCAAAGCTTTTGCTGATTGGAGATCCAAACAGTGGAGCTGAGTCTGACGAGATCGATGTCGTTTTTGTGCACGGATGGTTGGGAAGCGTGAACGGCACCTGGACTTGGGAAGGCAAGGATAACAAGGAGGAGTTCTATTGGCCACTCGAGCTTTGGAATGACTTGAACACTAAAGTATGTGCAGCACGAGTGTGGGTCCTTGGTTACAACGTTCATCTTAGGTAAAATAACTTGCCAAAGTTTGCTCGGAGGTTTCTCAACCGATTCCTGCCAAAGGTCGAGGAGGCATTGCGTGGCGAACAAACTGATATTCAGTTGAGTTTGAAACAACGAGCAGAATTCCTGTGCCAAGGTCTCCTCGAAGGGGATGATCGTCTTGGAGATCGCCCGATTGTATTTGTGGCCCACAGCCTGGGTGGCCTAATGGTCAAGGCGATGCTGGAACGCGAGTGGATAAGCCGAGGTGACAAGAGCAGGATCTTGAGCCAGACCAAAGCGGTGGTCTTCCTCGGTACTCCCCATAGTGGATCGTCACTTGCAAACCTGGCGGAAACGTTAGCCCAGGGCGCAATAAGTGGAACGGGGATGCTTGGCATGGCGCTGGCAAATTCCCTTGGATCTCCAATGTCGATTCCTGGTGACTCAGTAGGTAATAAATTGGCCAAGTGGATTTTGGGGCCGAGCGCAACGACGGAATCACTTAAAGACGACAACCCTGAGCTGTTCGATCTCATGAAATCTTACCGAGCTATTTCTCGTGAACGGTCAATAGAGACCCTATCCTACTTCGAAACCATGAACTACATGGGCGTCGCGATTGTCGTGAGCCAATCTAGCGCCGATCCGGGTCTTGTGGATGCAGCGCTGTATTCTCAGTTCGATATCGACAAGCTGGTCCTCATCGCATGGCGGAAATATCGCTTGGAACAGGCACTTCTGGATGACGACGGCATTACACGTGGCCGCATTGACGATCTGGTCGCAAAGATTCGGACGATGGCGGAAGTTTCCTTACTGGCAGGATTATCATCCAATCGTCGGCAATGAGCCTAGGGTATTTCTATCCTCCGAATCATTGGATGTGCGAGCTCGGCGCCTTGACGTGACGAGGCAGTCCCTCATCACAATGTGGATTGCCGAGCGATTAAAAGAGAGGTAAAGAAAGCAAGTTGACTTCTTGTGGAGCCAGGCCCCTAGCGCGTGTTGGAGTTTCGCGCCAGGAGACCCGTTGTTCGATCGATCACGCCGCAAGTCGAACAGGCGGCCGGTTGGTCATGGTTCCGACGTTCGGTCCCACGTCACGTAATACCTCAACTTTGGCCTGAGGCTTCATCTCCAACGTCCCATTGAACACCACTCCTTCTTCCATCGAAAGCACCGGTGTGGTCAGGCTGCCTTGAACAACGGCCGGAGCACGGAGGATAATTTGGTTCTTTGCTAGGATATCGCCTGTGATCGTTCCGTGGCATACCACAGTTCCAGCAGAGACCTTGGCCTTGAGCACCGCATCAGGGCCGACGAGTAGGCCGCCATCGGTATAGATTTCGCCGTCCAGGGATCCATCAATCCGTACTGTGCCGGAATAGGTGATGATCCCCTTGAACTCGACATCTTTGCCGACGAAGGCGACCTCGTCCGGAAGGGTCGAGCCGTTCTTTGATGGACTGCGCCTGTCCTCCACCCATCGCTCCCGTGCCCGTTCTCCTGCCGTCTGTTCTCCTTCTCCCCGTTCTCCCTCTCCTCCTTCCCCATCTTCCTGCTTCCACATAATGACGCTCCCTCCTTGTCCGTATTATCTCGCCATACAAAGATCGACCCTGCCGATCAGTCCCGCCCGACCTCTTATCTATCGGTCGGAAACGATATTTTATTGAGCGCTCAAGATATGAAGGGGATTCCTCAGGGTTCCTGTACCAGGACATTCGGCAATTCATCGGGATTGTCGCCAGGACGACCAGGACAAACCTCCGCAAGGAGCATGCCGCACGTATCGATGCTCTGGCACAACCCGCCGACGATATCACCCGTTTTCAATCGGTCGAAAGCAGCTTGGGCGACCTGGGACCACCGTTCTATCGAGACCCGTCGAAACAAACATTGATCCGGAAGCACGTAGATCTGATGCTCTAAGAGGGACACCATGATCAGCACACCGGTACGCTCACGAGTCTGGGAGACGGCATGCTGTGTGAAAGCACGTTCAGCCTTGAGCTTCACCTTGCCCTGCATCCGATCGGTCGATGTGAGCAGGCGAATAATAGGGACAAAGGTGCCAAGCCAGACTCCTCCACCATAAGCCAGGATTGTCGCCAGTACCAGCCAAGCCGCATTGGAGGCATGCCAGCCCCATGGCAGCCACAGAAGTTCAGTGGTCAGGAAGATCGTAAGTATCGACAGCGCGAGGGCTAATCCGGCGCGATGTTGCGCATCGCGATAGAGACCGGATCGGCTGACGATCATTGGGACGATCTCCGCATTCGTGCGTTGTTCCGCGGCATGCACAGCCAGCCTGATTCGCTCCCGTTCCTCGGCTGTGAGTCGCAGCCCTTTACCAGTTTCCACTGGCCCCACCTCCTCCGAAATCGCCTCCGCCACCACTGAACCCAGCTCCACCACCAAATGAACCTCCGCCCCACCCTCCGCCGCGGCTACTGTACCAAAGCCAATCATCCATACCGCTGGACCGACTTCTCCTTCCCCCGGTACCAGAGGCGCTAATCGCCAGCAGGAGAAGCAAGGTGATACCGCTTGCCACGAGTGCCGGGGCTACCCAGGGTGCCAGCAGGGTGGTGATCCCTGCCCCAGCGACCGGCCCGATGAATCGATGGAGGTTCATGAACAGGAGTCCAACGAGTAGTCCGACAATGACGGCGACTACGACCTGCCCAATAATATCGCTTTCCTCCTGAGGCACTGCCTTCTCGGACGCCTGATAGGTTCCTTCAATGGTTTTTACGATTGCGTTGATGCCTCCAGTCACCCCACCGGGCATATCACCGGCACGAAACCGAGGAACAATTTCATTCCTGATGATTTGAGCCGAGCGAATGTCGGTCAGGACTCCTTCTAATCCGTATCCGACTTCGATGCGAACTTTTCGCTCCTTAATCGCCACAAGCAACAGAATGCCATTGTCAGTACCTTTTTGACCGAGTTTCCAGGTCGTCGCAACACGATGAGAGAATTCTTCGAGGGGTTCGCCTTCGAGGGAGGGAACTATCAGGACAGCCACCTGATTGCTCGACTGAGTTTCGTGCGCCGCCAGTTGCGCCGTCAGCGACTCAGCCGTGGAATTCGGCAAGACATGGGCGAGATCGACGATCTGCCCTATCAACGGCGGAACATCAAGTGCCGCGGCAGATGTGGTGAGGAAGAGGGTTGCGGCTGCCAGACAGCAGCAGAACGCGAGGCGGCTTATTCCGAATACTTCCAACCTTCACCTCAACCTCGATTCAGAACTTCACTTCGGGTGGCTTCGCCACGGCTTTCTCATCGGCGACCGTAAAGTTGGGGCGCTCTTCCAGGTGCAGCAGCAGCTTCGCTGTGAGGTTGGTCGGGAAAAATCGGACCATCTTGTTATATTCCGCCACTCGGTCGATATACCGTTTACGCGCTACGGTGATCCGGTTCTCTGTCCCCTCCAGCTGGCTTTGGAGGTCCCTGAAATTTTGATCGGCTTTCAGGTTGGGGTAATTTTCGGCAATGGCGATCAGCCGGCCTAGCGCCGATGTCAGACCGGCTTGGGCCTTTTGAAATGTCTCGAATGCGGCTGCATCTTTGAGTACCTCAGGCGTCATCTGCATCCCCGTCGCCTTGGCTCTGGCGTTCACAACACCTTCAAGGGTCTCTTTTTCGTGAGCTGCGTACCCCTTGACCGTCGCAACAAGGTTCGGAATGAGATCGGCACGGCGCTGGTATTGATTGATCACTTCGCTCCACGCAGCCTTCGTATCTTCGTCCAAGCCTTGAAGATCGTTGTAACCACAACCGGACACAGACAATACACCGGTCATCGCTATGGTGATCACCGTCTTTTGCCGCCAAGTACGCCCCATCAGTTCCTCCTTCAGCAGTCGAGCAGAACGCAGTGTCCCAAGATCTCACGATCATGCTACCATGGGCATAATCATTAAGATATGTCGGTCAAGAGGGCCTATGCCACGGGAGCAGTCGATTCATAAACCTGGTGGGTTTCAAGTACGACACCGCACACTCGGCATCTATCAAGGCAGTGCGATCGATCTCGCGTTCTGGCACCCGTCGTCAGGCATGCCCGAACATGGGCTCTGTCGGTTTTCGACAAGAGACAAGGCACAAGCGTTGATCGATGTGCTCTCCTCTTCCGCCTGCAGGGAACCGATGGATCGCAACGATCTGACGATCGAGCCGTTCGATGTCACCGAACATGACCGTTTGATCACTGAACATCCGCTTCCGTCTGCCTGGGAGACACCTACCTAGGCTGAGAGATCATGACTAGCCGGTGACTGTCGGCTCGGCGGCCTTGGAGAGGACGCTGGAGGTGGATCCCGAATGGGATTGGATGAAAGTCAGAAGGCGTTTGTTCTCTTGGGCCTTGCGGAGAAACTTAAAGGCGATACCTCGCGCACTCACTGACCGCACCATGGCTGCTACTTCGACGGGAGCTTCATCTTCGGCGATAACGATCTCCAGGTAAAAAATATCGTCAACACGCACCTGAGTCTCGCTCTTGATGATGCACCCGCCCAACGAGAGGTCCAGCACCGTGCCCTCGCCCCTCACTTTTCCCCCGGAGAACGACAGGCACAGACGAACAGGGATACGGAGGTGTTCCCGGCGCTCGATTGGGTGAGAGGATCCCGCCGCGCTCACGCGACGCGCGAGGAAACGATGGCAACAATGTCGGCACTGGAACGGAACAATCCGAATCAGCGCCGCAACCAGTTCACGTGGAGTCTGCGGCCATGCCTGCAATGCACCGTGCTTGTGACACCGCGGACAAGCCACCTGGCGGCTCATTCGACGTGAATCTCCCCCATATCCAGCCTCACAACCAATCTATGACCGCACTATAAAGGCCTTTCCCCCACAGTCAAGATGATTGCCATCCGGCGCAGATCAGCCTCCACCAACCTTTTACACCAGGGAGAGGTCGGGGGCTGACGCTCGGCATCGCGCTTGGTTACGAATCAAAAGGAGAGAAGACCGCGCCGTCACCCTGTCCGCTAAGTGGACTCTGCATGAGGAGATTCCGGCTCAGCGGGAAGACCCGATTCGACGACTCCGGCTCGGAGATATTCGCGATTGAGAGTGGCGATGAAACGGACGCTGATGCGTTTCGGACAGACGGCTTCACACTCATTTTGATTGCTGCAAGCCCCGAATCCTTCACGATCTACGGCTTCCAACATCGCTTTCACCCGATGGGTACGCTCGGGCTTCCCTTGCGGCAAGAGCGCCAAATGAGACACCTTGGCCCCCACAAACAACGCGGGCGAGGCATTCTTGCAAGCTGCCACACAGGCTCCACAACCGATGCAAGACGCGGCATCCACCGCTCCACCGGTATGGACGGAGATGTACCCCCCGGCTTGCATGATTCGATCCAACGCTCGGCGATCCACCACCAGATCCTTAATGATGGGAAACGCTCGTGCGCGCCACGGCTCGATGGTGATGACGGCTCCGTCGGGCAACCGCCGCATGTACAACTGACAGGTGGTCATGCCGCGGTCCGGGCCATGCGGATGCCATTGATCACCAGCGAGCAACTTCCACAAATACCTTCGCGGCAATCCTGCTCGAAGGCCACCGGCTCTTCACCCTTGGCAATCAATCCCTGATTCACGCTGTCGAGCATTTCCAAGAACGACATGCCGGAGCTCACGTCGCAAGCCTCATACGTCACAAACCAGCCCCGCTCGTCCGGCCCCTTCTGCCGCCAAATGTTCAACGTGAATTTCATGATGTGGATTGCTGATCACTGATAACTTCTCGTTGTCGGATGTACAAACTCGAAAGCCAGGGACTCCTTGTGGAGGACGGGCGATGTGCTCTCTCGGTACTCCCATGCTGCCACGTGCGAGAAGCGGCTGTCGTCACGTTGCGGCTCGCCATCGTCCGTCTGATACTCCTCTCGGAAGTGCGCTCCGCATGCCTCTTCCCGATGCAATGCATCGTGACAAAGCAGCTCGGCGAATTTGAGATAGTCCGCCACTCGCCCCGCATACTCCAACTCTTGGTTGAAGGCCTCTCCTGATCCCGGAACCATCACATCCCGCCAAAATTCTTCCCGTAGTGCAGGAATCGACGTCAGTGCCAATTTGAGCCCTTCTTCATTGCGAGACATGCCGCAGTGATCCCACAACAGTTTGCCGACTTCACGGTGGAATGATGCAGCCGTTTGACTTCCCCTGACATTCAGCAGGCGACTGATCCGATTCGTCACGCGCTGAAGTGCCGCGCGAGATTCCTTGTGATCTTGCCCAATCAACGAGAGCTTCGCCCTCGCCAAATAATGACCGATCGTATAAGGCAGGATGAAATAGCCATCGGCAAGCCCTTGCATGAGAGAGCTGGCTCCGAGCCGGTTGGCCCCGTGATCCACGAAATTCGCTTCGCCGACGACGAAGAGTCCCGAGATGGCACTCATGAGATTGTAATCCACCCAGAGCCCTCCCATCGTATAGTGCGGCGCCGGGTAAATTCGCATGGGTGCGTGGTAGGCATCTTCCCCCGTGATCCGCTGATAGATGTCGAAGAGATTTCCGTAACGTTCGCGAACCACCTCG
Protein-coding regions in this window:
- a CDS encoding type II toxin-antitoxin system PemK/MazF family toxin — translated: MLNRGEVWLADLDPKRGTEPGKTRPVLIVQAQALLDAQHPSTLVVPLTTVLIEGAEPLRIRVPAAGRLRRTSDLLIDQLRAIDNRRLVEGPLTKLSATLMVRIHEVLIEVLDLDQDRNGI
- a CDS encoding TPM domain-containing protein, with product MEVFGISRLAFCCCLAAATLFLTTSAAALDVPPLIGQIVDLAHVLPNSTAESLTAQLAAHETQSSNQVAVLIVPSLEGEPLEEFSHRVATTWKLGQKGTDNGILLLVAIKERKVRIEVGYGLEGVLTDIRSAQIIRNEIVPRFRAGDMPGGVTGGINAIVKTIEGTYQASEKAVPQEESDIIGQVVVAVIVGLLVGLLFMNLHRFIGPVAGAGITTLLAPWVAPALVASGITLLLLLAISASGTGGRRSRSSGMDDWLWYSSRGGGWGGGSFGGGAGFSGGGGDFGGGGASGNW
- a CDS encoding PilZ domain-containing protein yields the protein MACPRCHKHGALQAWPQTPRELVAALIRIVPFQCRHCCHRFLARRVSAAGSSHPIERREHLRIPVRLCLSFSGGKVRGEGTVLDLSLGGCIIKSETQVRVDDIFYLEIVIAEDEAPVEVAAMVRSVSARGIAFKFLRKAQENKRLLTFIQSHSGSTSSVLSKAAEPTVTG
- the murJ gene encoding murein biosynthesis integral membrane protein MurJ, producing the protein MSEPTVSAGAPTKLQDENQSVVKAAGVIGVATFSSRILGFIRDMVLARLFGATPAADAFFIAFRIPSLLRELFAEGSMSSAFIPVYTEYRTTRSNQDAWELASAVFTTLLTIVTLVTMVGILAAPWLVQLLAPGFQDNPEKLALTTLLARVMFPYLLFISLAALAMGILNSVRAFAAPAFSPLFLNVFIIVGAVWLAPLLQEPIIGVAIGVVAGGAAQFAMQLPSLKLRGLLFGFRFEPGHPGLRRIGMLMVPTLLGLSVTQINLTVSTVLASFFAGGPTYLFYGMRLIQFPLGIFGVALATAILPTLSSQAARGALEELRTTLGFGLRMILFIIVPAMVGLILLRTPIVHLFFEHGTFTAQDTAETALAVLCYAVGLWAFGGVRIIVTAFYSLQDTKTPAISAAVALGANILFSLALMSFLGTAGLALATALASMVNGIILVAVLNRRLGGVDWRAVGRSSLRVLVACIPLVIACWWTSGAQVWRHPAEWVTKSAMLVAAIGLSVGGYLAVHTLFRSEELGVVWGMVRRKLNRLTG
- a CDS encoding LemA family protein; the encoded protein is MGRTWRQKTVITIAMTGVLSVSGCGYNDLQGLDEDTKAAWSEVINQYQRRADLIPNLVATVKGYAAHEKETLEGVVNARAKATGMQMTPEVLKDAAAFETFQKAQAGLTSALGRLIAIAENYPNLKADQNFRDLQSQLEGTENRITVARKRYIDRVAEYNKMVRFFPTNLTAKLLLHLEERPNFTVADEKAVAKPPEVKF
- a CDS encoding polymer-forming cytoskeletal protein, producing the protein MWKQEDGEGGEGERGEGEQTAGERARERWVEDRRSPSKNGSTLPDEVAFVGKDVEFKGIITYSGTVRIDGSLDGEIYTDGGLLVGPDAVLKAKVSAGTVVCHGTITGDILAKNQIILRAPAVVQGSLTTPVLSMEEGVVFNGTLEMKPQAKVEVLRDVGPNVGTMTNRPPVRLAA
- a CDS encoding 2Fe-2S iron-sulfur cluster-binding protein, which produces MKFTLNIWRQKGPDERGWFVTYEACDVSSGMSFLEMLDSVNQGLIAKGEEPVAFEQDCREGICGSCSLVINGIRMARTAA
- a CDS encoding 4Fe-4S dicluster domain-containing protein, whose product is MTTCQLYMRRLPDGAVITIEPWRARAFPIIKDLVVDRRALDRIMQAGGYISVHTGGAVDAASCIGCGACVAACKNASPALFVGAKVSHLALLPQGKPERTHRVKAMLEAVDREGFGACSNQNECEAVCPKRISVRFIATLNREYLRAGVVESGLPAEPESPHAEST